The following proteins come from a genomic window of Streptomyces sp. GS7:
- a CDS encoding DgaE family pyridoxal phosphate-dependent ammonia lyase, whose product MSTLHEDLGVTPAVNAAGKLTVLGGSRLDETVIAAMGEAARHHVVMDDLLVAAGRELARATGTEDACPTTGAAAGIAIAVAALVAGTDPARIERLPDAGDAPAEVVLQKGHAVHFGAPLTQMIALGGGRPVEVGSVNAVRPEHLSAAVTERTAALLYVQSHHAVRSGEVPLEMVVAVGRAHGVPVIVDAAAEEDLRYWPATGADLVVYSGGKAIGGPTSGLICGRAELIAACRAQYGGIGRPMKVSKEAVFGLVQAVRAYDRAGGADAAGRAADQRARMARLAARLDGLPGVSARVVPDPAGRGVHRAELTVDPEAAGRDAAGLAAELAAGDPPIFLRGHHMAAGRLAVDPRPLTADEEEQVVARLTGILTGAAPGARPDPADETAERRLVVTEPAGLHARPAAVFAQTAGRSAAVVTVRRARPSGPGDDSREVSARSVLSLMSIGIRCGEEIVLSARGPEAARTLAELAEIVAPRPR is encoded by the coding sequence ATGAGCACCCTCCACGAGGACCTGGGCGTCACCCCCGCCGTCAACGCGGCCGGCAAGCTGACCGTGCTCGGCGGCAGCAGGCTCGACGAGACGGTGATCGCCGCGATGGGCGAAGCGGCGCGCCACCATGTGGTGATGGACGACCTGCTGGTCGCCGCGGGCCGGGAGCTGGCCCGCGCCACCGGCACGGAGGACGCCTGCCCCACCACGGGCGCCGCCGCCGGGATCGCCATCGCGGTCGCCGCGCTGGTCGCCGGTACGGATCCGGCGCGCATCGAGCGGCTGCCGGACGCCGGCGACGCCCCCGCCGAGGTGGTGCTCCAGAAGGGACACGCGGTCCACTTCGGCGCCCCGCTGACCCAGATGATCGCGCTGGGCGGCGGCCGTCCCGTGGAGGTCGGCAGCGTCAACGCCGTGCGTCCCGAGCACCTTTCGGCCGCCGTCACCGAGCGCACCGCCGCGCTGCTGTACGTCCAGTCGCACCACGCGGTGCGCAGCGGCGAGGTGCCGCTGGAGATGGTGGTGGCCGTCGGGCGGGCGCACGGGGTGCCGGTGATCGTGGACGCGGCGGCCGAGGAGGACCTGCGGTACTGGCCGGCCACCGGCGCCGACCTGGTCGTCTACAGCGGCGGCAAGGCCATCGGCGGCCCCACTTCCGGACTGATCTGCGGGCGGGCGGAGTTGATCGCCGCCTGCCGCGCCCAGTACGGGGGCATCGGCCGCCCCATGAAGGTGAGCAAGGAGGCCGTGTTCGGCCTCGTCCAGGCGGTCCGGGCGTACGACCGGGCCGGCGGCGCGGACGCGGCAGGGCGGGCGGCGGACCAGCGGGCGCGGATGGCGCGGCTGGCGGCGCGGCTGGACGGGCTTCCGGGGGTGTCGGCCCGGGTGGTACCGGACCCGGCGGGGCGGGGTGTCCACCGCGCCGAGCTGACCGTCGATCCGGAGGCGGCGGGGCGGGACGCGGCCGGCCTGGCGGCGGAGCTGGCGGCCGGCGATCCGCCGATCTTCCTGAGGGGGCATCACATGGCCGCCGGGCGGCTGGCCGTCGATCCGCGCCCGCTGACGGCCGACGAGGAGGAGCAGGTGGTGGCGCGGCTCACCGGCATCCTGACCGGGGCCGCGCCCGGGGCCCGACCGGACCCCGCGGACGAGACGGCGGAACGCCGCCTGGTCGTCACCGAGCCGGCCGGCCTGCATGCCCGCCCCGCCGCCGTCTTCGCGCAGACCGCGGGCCGGAGCGCGGCGGTGGTCACCGTCCGCCGCGCCCGGCCGTCCGGTCCCGGGGACGACTCCCGGGAGGTCTCGGCGCGCAGTGTGCTGTCGCTGATGTCGATCGGCATCCGCTGCGGCGAGGAGATCGTGCTCAGCGCACGGGGTCCCGAGGCGGCGCGGACGCTGGCCGAACTGGCCGAGATCGTGGCACCGCGGCCCCGCTGA
- a CDS encoding helix-turn-helix domain-containing protein, producing MSTTGGTADAPRVGAAVRRRRRARELTLADLARATGLSAPFLSQVENDRARPSMRSLQLIADALETTAVRLLAAADGPRTVDVVRADSAAVPEDGTGGRVRPLVRGRQQLHALEFTGRHDWQREFRHPHDELMYVVEGAVEAEADGVRYELGPGDTLYCSGGTTHCWRSLAPESRVVLVGVADDFRG from the coding sequence ATGAGCACAACCGGGGGGACGGCGGACGCCCCGCGCGTCGGGGCGGCGGTGCGCAGACGCCGCCGCGCACGGGAGCTGACGCTGGCCGACCTCGCCCGTGCCACCGGTCTGTCCGCCCCGTTCCTCAGCCAGGTCGAGAACGACCGGGCCCGCCCGAGCATGCGCTCGCTCCAGCTGATCGCCGACGCCCTGGAGACCACCGCGGTCCGCCTGCTGGCCGCCGCCGACGGGCCGCGTACGGTCGATGTGGTGCGCGCCGACTCCGCGGCGGTGCCCGAGGACGGCACCGGCGGCCGGGTCCGCCCGCTGGTCCGCGGCCGGCAGCAGCTGCACGCCCTGGAGTTCACCGGGCGGCACGACTGGCAGCGGGAGTTCCGGCATCCGCACGATGAGTTGATGTACGTCGTCGAGGGAGCGGTGGAGGCCGAGGCGGACGGTGTCCGCTACGAACTCGGCCCCGGCGACACGCTCTACTGCTCGGGAGGGACCACCCACTGCTGGCGGTCGCTGGCCCCGGAGAGCCGGGTGGTGCTGGTGGGGGTGGCGGACGACTTCCGGGGATGA
- a CDS encoding aryl-sulfate sulfotransferase, producing the protein MTAVDQNTRRRRGTGLIALDESAACDGYTLYAPLTGGGQVLLIDLHGTVVHRWRLPHRPGRHARILPNGNLAYNATLPGQDALFPMWHKYRGGLMQEIAPDGTVLREFTDPLQHHDAHHHGDGRILYTALEPLTGERAAAVRGGVPGSEPAGGTVHADTVREVDADGRLLWSWRAADHLDRDAHALHPAYSREHWPLINSVAPLADGNVLASLRSTSAVIVISRATGEVLWRTAPGLVSQQHHPTELPDGNILIFDNGVFRPGCDVPHSRVIEVDRASGKVVWEYHDPAREAFFAPFMGSAQRLPNGNTLITDSPAGRLFEVTAAGLLCWEYVVPEFGSYREPEVGALFPTQNNAVFRAYRYTAAELPWLQRQV; encoded by the coding sequence ATGACCGCTGTCGATCAAAACACACGCCGCCGCCGCGGCACCGGCCTGATCGCACTCGACGAATCCGCCGCCTGCGACGGCTACACCCTCTACGCCCCGCTCACCGGCGGCGGCCAGGTCCTGCTGATCGACCTGCACGGCACCGTCGTCCACCGCTGGCGGTTGCCGCACCGCCCCGGCCGCCACGCCCGCATCCTCCCCAACGGCAATCTCGCCTACAACGCCACCCTCCCCGGCCAGGACGCGCTGTTCCCGATGTGGCACAAGTACCGCGGCGGGCTGATGCAGGAGATCGCCCCCGACGGCACCGTGCTGCGGGAGTTCACCGACCCGCTCCAGCACCACGACGCCCACCACCACGGCGACGGGCGGATCCTCTACACCGCGCTGGAACCCCTCACCGGCGAGCGGGCCGCGGCGGTCCGCGGCGGCGTCCCCGGCTCCGAGCCGGCCGGCGGCACCGTCCACGCCGACACCGTCCGCGAGGTCGACGCGGACGGCCGGCTGCTGTGGTCCTGGCGCGCCGCCGACCACCTCGACCGGGACGCCCACGCCCTGCACCCCGCCTACTCCCGGGAGCACTGGCCGCTGATCAACTCCGTTGCGCCGCTGGCCGACGGGAACGTCCTGGCGAGCCTGCGGAGCACCTCCGCGGTGATCGTCATCAGCCGCGCGACCGGCGAGGTCCTGTGGCGCACCGCACCGGGGCTGGTCTCCCAGCAGCACCACCCCACCGAACTGCCCGACGGCAACATCCTGATCTTCGACAACGGCGTCTTCCGGCCCGGCTGCGACGTCCCCCACTCCCGCGTCATCGAGGTGGACCGGGCGAGCGGGAAGGTGGTCTGGGAGTACCACGACCCGGCGCGGGAGGCGTTCTTCGCGCCCTTCATGGGCAGCGCCCAGCGGCTGCCCAACGGCAACACGCTGATCACCGACTCCCCCGCCGGGCGGCTCTTCGAGGTCACCGCGGCGGGCCTGCTGTGCTGGGAGTACGTCGTCCCGGAGTTCGGCAGCTACCGCGAACCGGAGGTCGGCGCCCTCTTCCCCACCCAGAACAACGCGGTCTTCCGCGCCTACCGCTACACCGCCGCCGAACTGCCCTGGCTGCAGCGGCAGGTGTGA
- a CDS encoding LysR family transcriptional regulator has product MELLLAVARLGSLGRAAQAQGITQPAASSRIRSMERQLGVALVERSPRGSRLTDAGVLVTDWARQVVEAAEAFDAGAQALRGRRDSRLRVAASMTIAEYLLPGWLIALRAQRPGTAVSLLAGNSTAVAERLLAGEADLGFVEGLDVPAGLEGAVIGHDRLIVVAAPSHPWTRRRSGLTAAELAATPLILRERGSGTRQVLDAALARLGGLAAPLLELSSTTAVKSAVVSEAAPSVLSELAVREELTARRLVEIPVRDLRLGRDLRAVWPTGRRPAGPARDLLGLTRGAS; this is encoded by the coding sequence ATGGAGCTGCTGCTCGCCGTCGCCCGGCTCGGCAGCCTGGGGCGGGCGGCCCAGGCGCAGGGCATCACCCAGCCCGCCGCCAGCAGCCGGATCCGTTCCATGGAACGGCAGTTGGGGGTGGCGCTGGTCGAGCGCTCGCCGCGCGGCTCGCGGCTGACGGACGCCGGGGTGCTGGTCACGGACTGGGCGCGGCAGGTGGTGGAGGCGGCCGAGGCGTTCGACGCGGGCGCCCAGGCGCTGCGCGGCCGCCGGGACTCCCGGCTGCGGGTCGCGGCCAGCATGACGATCGCCGAGTACCTGCTGCCCGGCTGGCTGATCGCGCTGCGCGCGCAGCGCCCCGGGACCGCGGTCTCGCTGCTCGCCGGGAACTCGACTGCGGTGGCCGAGCGACTGCTGGCGGGCGAGGCGGACCTCGGGTTCGTCGAGGGGCTGGACGTGCCGGCGGGCCTGGAGGGGGCGGTGATCGGCCACGACCGGCTGATCGTGGTGGCCGCGCCGTCGCACCCCTGGACCCGGCGGCGCTCGGGACTGACCGCCGCGGAACTCGCCGCCACCCCGCTGATCCTGCGCGAACGCGGCTCGGGCACCCGCCAGGTCCTGGACGCGGCGCTGGCCCGGCTCGGCGGGCTGGCCGCTCCGCTGCTGGAGCTGTCCTCGACCACCGCCGTGAAGTCCGCGGTGGTCAGCGAGGCCGCCCCGTCCGTGCTGAGCGAACTCGCCGTCCGGGAGGAGCTGACCGCCCGCCGGCTGGTCGAGATCCCGGTGCGCGACCTCCGGCTCGGCCGGGACCTGCGGGCAGTGTGGCCGACCGGCCGGCGCCCGGCGGGCCCGGCCCGCGATCTGCTGGGGTTGACCCGGGGGGCGTCCTAG
- a CDS encoding TDT family transporter, giving the protein MAPLAPAPSRTPAATGPDTPGSAPSVRHLGPNWYAAVMGTAIVANAGAALPFTAPGLHIAYRAVWALSALLLVALLAARAVHWARHGDQARRQLLDPAVAPFYGCLSMALLAVGGGTLAVGKDVIGTPAALAADAVLWTAGTLVGLAAAAGIPYLMVVRHRIAEGSASPVWLLPLVAPMVSAALGPALVPHLPPGQWREAMLLACYAMFGMSLLATVLVLPLVLNRLFHHGPLPLVLTPTLFLVLGPLGQSTTAVSNLGDAAPGVVIPSYVHAMGAFAVLYGVPVFGFALLWLAIAVAMVVRAVRNGMGFAMTWWGFTFPIGTCVTGAAGLARHTGLAAFDWLSVALYAVLITAVAVAGTRTAHGLLRGRLLTA; this is encoded by the coding sequence ATGGCACCCCTCGCACCCGCACCTTCCCGCACCCCCGCCGCCACCGGCCCGGACACCCCCGGCAGCGCGCCCTCGGTCCGCCATCTGGGGCCGAACTGGTACGCCGCCGTCATGGGCACCGCGATCGTCGCCAACGCCGGTGCGGCCCTGCCGTTCACCGCCCCCGGCCTGCACATCGCCTACCGCGCCGTCTGGGCGCTGTCGGCGCTGCTGCTGGTCGCCCTGCTGGCCGCGCGCGCCGTCCACTGGGCCCGGCACGGCGACCAGGCCCGCCGCCAGCTGCTGGATCCGGCCGTCGCACCGTTCTACGGGTGCCTGTCCATGGCGCTGCTGGCGGTCGGCGGCGGCACCCTCGCGGTCGGCAAGGACGTCATCGGCACCCCCGCGGCGCTGGCCGCGGACGCGGTGCTGTGGACCGCCGGCACCCTGGTCGGGCTGGCCGCCGCGGCGGGGATCCCGTACCTGATGGTGGTCCGGCACCGGATCGCCGAGGGCAGCGCCTCACCGGTGTGGCTGCTGCCGCTGGTCGCCCCGATGGTCTCGGCCGCACTCGGCCCCGCACTCGTGCCGCACCTGCCGCCCGGGCAGTGGCGCGAGGCGATGCTGCTGGCCTGCTACGCGATGTTCGGGATGTCGCTGCTGGCGACGGTGCTGGTGCTGCCGCTCGTGCTGAACCGGCTGTTCCACCACGGCCCGCTGCCCCTCGTGCTCACCCCCACCCTCTTCCTCGTCCTCGGCCCGCTGGGCCAGTCCACCACCGCCGTCAGCAACCTCGGCGACGCCGCCCCCGGCGTCGTCATCCCCTCGTACGTGCACGCCATGGGCGCGTTCGCGGTGCTCTACGGCGTGCCGGTGTTCGGCTTCGCGCTGCTGTGGCTGGCCATCGCGGTGGCGATGGTGGTCCGCGCCGTCCGCAACGGCATGGGCTTCGCGATGACCTGGTGGGGCTTCACCTTCCCCATCGGCACCTGCGTCACCGGCGCCGCGGGCCTGGCCCGACACACCGGGCTCGCGGCCTTCGACTGGCTCTCGGTGGCGCTGTACGCGGTACTGATCACAGCGGTGGCGGTCGCGGGCACCCGCACCGCACACGGGTTGCTGCGCGGGCGCCTCCTCACGGCGTAG
- a CDS encoding DUF4310 family protein, with amino-acid sequence MRKGPRDAPGEGGFWLSEGAFPLFAACLAAGVFAGTQLYYVHRTGTFSDVAVTALLKAGMDTGSYGAAAAFGAGFLFARVIEGPMVGILDIGGSLQTGVGIGIPAMLLAAGVTAPLEHFWLAVPTGAVLGALIGAVVLAVRRTTVHSAGGGGSTFGADVMMGAGNSAGRYLGPLVIIAAATASLPVGLGATLGAALFYRWRKPLTGGAILGAMLLGVFFPITGK; translated from the coding sequence ATGAGGAAGGGGCCGCGGGACGCCCCCGGCGAGGGGGGCTTCTGGCTCTCCGAAGGGGCCTTTCCGCTCTTCGCGGCGTGCCTGGCGGCGGGCGTCTTCGCCGGGACGCAGCTGTATTACGTGCACCGCACCGGCACCTTCAGCGATGTCGCGGTGACCGCGCTGCTCAAGGCCGGTATGGACACCGGGAGTTACGGCGCGGCGGCAGCCTTCGGCGCCGGCTTCCTCTTCGCCCGGGTCATCGAGGGGCCGATGGTCGGGATCCTGGACATCGGCGGCTCCCTCCAGACCGGCGTCGGCATCGGGATCCCCGCGATGCTGCTGGCGGCCGGGGTCACCGCCCCGCTGGAGCACTTCTGGCTGGCGGTGCCCACCGGGGCCGTCCTGGGCGCGCTGATCGGTGCGGTGGTCCTCGCCGTCCGCCGGACCACGGTGCACTCCGCGGGCGGCGGCGGGTCGACCTTCGGGGCCGACGTGATGATGGGCGCCGGCAACTCCGCGGGGCGCTACCTCGGCCCGCTCGTCATCATCGCCGCGGCCACCGCGTCGCTGCCCGTGGGCCTGGGCGCCACGCTCGGGGCGGCGCTCTTCTACCGGTGGCGCAAGCCGCTCACCGGTGGGGCGATCCTCGGCGCGATGCTCCTCGGGGTGTTCTTCCCGATCACGGGGAAGTGA
- a CDS encoding 5'-3' exonuclease, giving the protein MLLDTASLYFRAYFGVPESVKAPDGTPVNAVRGLLDFIARLVQDHHPDDLVACMDFDWRPQWRVDLIPSYKAHRVAEEAPAGSTEPDEEEIPDTLSPQVPVIEDVLDALGIARIGAAGYEADDVIGTLTARAEGPVDIVTGDRDLFQLVDDARGIRVLYPLKGVGTLQVTDGALLRDKYGVDGPGYADLALLRGDPSDGLPGVVGIGEKTAAKLLDAYGDLAGIRAAAADPASRITPAQRTRLTEAGPYLDVAPKVVRVATDVPVPDFDLALPGEPADPERLEALAARWGLGGALQRLLGALPR; this is encoded by the coding sequence ATGCTCCTCGACACCGCCTCCCTGTATTTCCGCGCCTATTTCGGGGTACCGGAATCGGTCAAAGCCCCGGACGGCACCCCGGTGAACGCGGTACGCGGTCTGCTGGACTTCATCGCCCGGCTCGTCCAGGACCACCACCCCGACGACCTGGTCGCCTGCATGGACTTCGACTGGCGCCCCCAGTGGCGGGTCGACCTGATCCCGTCGTACAAGGCGCACCGGGTCGCCGAGGAGGCGCCCGCGGGCTCCACCGAGCCGGACGAGGAAGAGATTCCGGACACCCTCTCCCCGCAGGTCCCGGTGATCGAGGACGTCCTCGACGCGCTCGGCATCGCCCGGATCGGCGCGGCGGGCTACGAGGCCGACGACGTCATCGGCACGCTGACCGCGCGGGCCGAGGGCCCGGTCGACATCGTCACCGGCGACCGCGACCTCTTCCAGCTCGTCGACGACGCCCGCGGCATCCGCGTCCTGTACCCCCTCAAGGGCGTCGGCACCCTCCAGGTCACCGACGGCGCGCTGCTGCGCGACAAGTACGGGGTGGACGGCCCCGGTTACGCGGACCTGGCGCTGCTGCGCGGCGACCCCAGCGACGGCCTGCCGGGGGTGGTGGGCATCGGCGAGAAGACCGCGGCCAAGCTGCTGGACGCGTACGGCGACCTGGCCGGGATCAGGGCGGCCGCCGCCGACCCGGCCAGCAGGATCACCCCGGCGCAGCGCACCCGGCTCACCGAGGCGGGCCCTTACCTGGACGTCGCGCCGAAGGTCGTACGGGTGGCCACCGACGTACCGGTTCCGGACTTCGACCTGGCGCTGCCCGGCGAGCCGGCGGATCCGGAGCGACTGGAGGCGCTGGCCGCGCGGTGGGGTCTGGGTGGCGCATTGCAGCGGTTGCTCGGCGCGCTCCCGCGGTGA
- a CDS encoding solute carrier family 23 protein translates to MAPTDPAPPGTAPADERLPLRRLLPLAAQHVLAMIASPVSTAFLLAGGLRLPPGRTAALLSATLVLCGAGALLQSLGVPRIGARLPFMMLPGGAAAALFLQIAREHGAATASGAVLLAAALLLAVLPLYGRIVRFFPPLVMGTTVLVIGITMVGVAAPMALGGSGLALVTVAATALGLLLLRGVWRQLSVLLGIAAGTAAAALTGTAFRAVPGGTLLAPPRLLPYGAPHFDLLAALPLMVFALASLAEATGQTVLTSEAVGRTPDPARDVPRTARADAVASLGAGLLGGTLMVTSAENIGIVQLTGVRSRFVTAAAGALLVLGGLLAPVTRLLAALPAPVVGGAALVVYAVIAAMGIALLHRADLGDRTSSAVVALSLLAGLLPLLAPSLYAPLPGWAHTLLGSGVPAAALTATALSALCGRLGAERRTAASAAG, encoded by the coding sequence ATGGCACCCACCGACCCCGCACCGCCCGGCACCGCACCGGCCGACGAGCGGCTGCCGCTGCGCCGGCTGCTGCCGCTCGCCGCCCAGCACGTCCTGGCGATGATCGCCTCCCCGGTCTCCACCGCCTTCCTGCTCGCCGGCGGCCTGCGACTGCCGCCCGGCCGCACCGCCGCGCTGCTGAGCGCCACCCTCGTGCTGTGCGGGGCCGGTGCGCTGCTCCAGTCCCTCGGGGTGCCGCGGATCGGGGCCCGGCTGCCGTTCATGATGCTGCCCGGGGGCGCGGCGGCGGCGCTCTTCCTCCAGATCGCCCGGGAGCACGGCGCGGCCACCGCCTCGGGCGCGGTACTGCTCGCGGCGGCGCTGCTGCTGGCCGTACTGCCGCTGTACGGGCGGATCGTACGGTTCTTCCCGCCGCTGGTGATGGGCACGACGGTGCTGGTCATCGGCATCACCATGGTCGGGGTCGCGGCCCCGATGGCGCTCGGCGGCAGCGGGCTCGCGCTGGTCACCGTCGCCGCCACCGCCCTGGGACTCCTGCTGCTGCGCGGGGTCTGGCGGCAGCTGTCGGTGCTGCTGGGCATCGCTGCGGGCACCGCCGCGGCCGCGCTCACCGGCACCGCCTTCCGCGCCGTACCCGGCGGGACGCTGCTCGCCCCGCCCCGCCTCCTCCCGTACGGCGCCCCGCACTTCGACCTGCTCGCCGCACTGCCGCTGATGGTCTTCGCCCTCGCCTCACTGGCCGAGGCGACCGGCCAGACGGTGCTCACCAGCGAGGCGGTGGGCCGTACGCCGGACCCGGCGCGCGATGTGCCGCGGACCGCCCGGGCGGACGCGGTGGCCTCGCTGGGCGCCGGGCTGCTCGGCGGGACGCTGATGGTGACCAGCGCGGAGAACATCGGCATCGTCCAACTCACCGGCGTCCGCAGCCGGTTCGTGACCGCGGCGGCCGGCGCCCTGCTGGTCCTCGGCGGACTGCTGGCCCCGGTCACCCGGCTGCTGGCGGCGCTGCCCGCACCGGTCGTCGGCGGTGCCGCGCTGGTGGTCTACGCGGTGATCGCCGCCATGGGCATCGCCCTGCTCCACCGCGCCGACCTCGGCGACCGCACCTCCTCGGCCGTCGTCGCCCTCTCCCTCCTCGCGGGGCTGCTGCCCCTGCTGGCCCCGTCGCTGTACGCACCGCTGCCGGGCTGGGCGCACACCCTCCTCGGCAGCGGCGTACCGGCCGCCGCGCTCACCGCGACCGCGCTGTCCGCGCTGTGCGGCCGACTGGGGGCGGAACGGCGGACGGCGGCCTCCGCCGCGGGCTGA
- a CDS encoding siderophore-interacting protein, with amino-acid sequence MAAERPARRTPTLHRAQVRRTERLSPHMLRVVLGGEGLAAFAAGEYTDHYIKLVFPLPHIRYPEPFDMGRIRAELPRNQWPRTRTYTVRSWDPAACELAVDFVVHGDTGLAGPWAMAARPGDEIGFLGPGGAYAPDGAADWHLLAGDESALPAIAAALAGMPADAAVHAFIEVAGPEEQQELTAPAGAEITWLHRGAAPVGRELVAAVRALEFPAGRVQAFVHGEAGFVKELRRLLRVEHGVPREDLSISGYWRTGQDEDGWQAGKREWNQQVEAEQETPATLAS; translated from the coding sequence GTGGCAGCAGAGCGTCCGGCCCGCAGAACACCCACCCTCCACCGCGCCCAGGTGCGGCGCACCGAGCGGCTGAGCCCGCACATGCTGCGGGTGGTGCTGGGCGGCGAGGGACTGGCGGCGTTCGCCGCCGGCGAGTACACCGACCACTACATCAAGCTGGTCTTCCCGCTGCCGCACATCCGCTATCCGGAGCCGTTCGACATGGGCCGGATCCGGGCCGAGCTGCCGCGCAACCAGTGGCCCAGGACGCGTACGTACACGGTGCGCTCCTGGGACCCGGCCGCGTGCGAGCTCGCGGTGGACTTCGTCGTGCACGGCGACACGGGCCTGGCCGGGCCGTGGGCGATGGCCGCGCGGCCCGGCGACGAGATCGGCTTCCTGGGGCCGGGCGGCGCCTACGCCCCGGACGGCGCCGCCGACTGGCATCTGCTGGCCGGCGACGAGAGCGCCCTGCCGGCCATCGCGGCAGCGCTCGCCGGCATGCCCGCGGACGCCGCGGTGCACGCCTTCATCGAGGTCGCCGGCCCCGAGGAGCAGCAGGAGCTGACCGCTCCGGCCGGCGCCGAGATCACCTGGCTGCACCGCGGCGCCGCCCCGGTCGGCCGTGAACTGGTCGCCGCCGTACGGGCGTTGGAGTTCCCGGCGGGGCGGGTCCAGGCGTTCGTGCACGGCGAGGCGGGCTTCGTCAAGGAGCTGCGCCGGCTGCTGCGGGTCGAGCACGGCGTCCCGCGCGAGGATCTGTCGATCTCCGGCTACTGGCGCACCGGCCAGGACGAGGACGGCTGGCAGGCCGGCAAGCGCGAGTGGAACCAGCAGGTCGAGGCCGAGCAGGAGACCCCGGCAACGCTCGCCTCCTGA
- a CDS encoding gamma-glutamyl-gamma-aminobutyrate hydrolase family protein yields MSQPLIGISTYQEEAQWGVWTLPAALVPAGYPRLVRRSGGLPALLPPGDPEAAAATVARLDGLVIAGGADVAPARYGALPHPRTGPPALDRDAWELALIEAALAGGVPLLGICRGLQLLNVALGGTLVQHLDGHAGPPGVFARHDVEPVPGTVLGAALPGTVAVPTYHHQAVDRLGRGLLASAYAADGTIEAVELPDARAFTLAVQWHPEAGDDARVMDALVAAAGGASPAA; encoded by the coding sequence GTGTCCCAGCCCCTCATCGGCATCAGCACCTACCAGGAAGAGGCCCAGTGGGGGGTGTGGACGCTGCCCGCCGCGCTGGTGCCGGCCGGCTATCCGCGCCTGGTCCGGCGCTCCGGCGGGCTGCCGGCGCTGCTGCCGCCGGGCGATCCGGAGGCCGCCGCGGCGACCGTCGCCCGGCTGGACGGGCTGGTGATCGCCGGTGGTGCGGATGTGGCGCCGGCCCGGTACGGCGCACTGCCGCACCCCCGCACCGGTCCGCCCGCGCTCGACCGGGACGCCTGGGAACTGGCCCTGATCGAGGCCGCGTTGGCGGGCGGCGTGCCGCTGCTGGGCATATGCCGTGGGCTCCAGCTGCTGAACGTGGCGCTGGGCGGCACCCTCGTCCAGCACCTGGACGGGCACGCCGGACCGCCCGGGGTCTTCGCCCGGCACGACGTCGAGCCGGTGCCCGGCACCGTCCTGGGCGCCGCGCTGCCGGGGACCGTCGCGGTCCCCACGTACCACCACCAGGCGGTGGACCGGCTCGGCCGCGGGCTGCTGGCCTCGGCGTACGCGGCGGACGGCACCATCGAGGCGGTGGAGCTGCCGGACGCGCGGGCCTTCACGCTGGCGGTGCAGTGGCACCCGGAGGCCGGGGACGACGCCCGGGTGATGGACGCGCTGGTGGCGGCCGCGGGCGGAGCCTCGCCGGCGGCGTGA